Proteins found in one Odocoileus virginianus isolate 20LAN1187 ecotype Illinois chromosome 10, Ovbor_1.2, whole genome shotgun sequence genomic segment:
- the MYOD1 gene encoding myoblast determination protein 1, which yields MELLSPPLRDVDLTGPDGSLCNFATADDFYDDPCFDSPDLRFFEDLDPRLVHVGALLKPEEHSHFPAAAHPAPGAREDEHVRAPSGHHQAGRCLLWACKACKRKTTNADRRKAATMRERRRLSKVNEAFETLKRCTSSNPNQRLPKVEILRNAIRYIEGLQALLRDQDAAPPGAAAAFYAPGPLPPGRGGEHYSGDSDASSPRSNCSDGMMDYSGPPSGARRRNCYDRTYYSEAPNEPRPGKSAAVSSLDCLSSIVERISTESPAAPALLLADAPSESSPGPQEAAAGSEVERGTPAPSPDTAPQGLAGANPNPIYQVL from the exons ATGGAGCTGCTGTCGCCGCCGCTCCGCGACGTAGACTTGACGGGCCCCGACGGCTCTCTCTGCAACTTTGCAACAGCGGACGACTTCTATGATGACCCGTGTTTCGACTCCCCGGACCTGCGCTTCTTCGAGGACCTGGATCCGCGCCTCGTGCACGTGGGCGCGCTCCTGAAGCCTGAGGAACACTCGCACTTCCCAGCAGCCGCGCACCCGGCCCCGGGCGCGCGCGAGGACGAGCATGTGCGCGCGCCCAGCGGGCATCACCAGGCGGGCCGCTGTCTACTGTGGGCCTGCAAGGCGTGCAAACGCAAGACGACTAACGCCGACCGCCGCAAGGCTGCTACCATGCGCGAGCGGCGCCGCCTGAGCAAAGTCAACGAGGCCTTCGAGACGCTCAAACGCTGCACGTCTAGCAACCCAAACCAGCGGCTGCCCAAGGTGGAGATCCTGCGCAACGCCATCCGCTATATCGAAGGCCTGCAGGCGCTGCTTCGCGACCAGGACGCCGCGCCCCCTGGCGCTGCCGCTGCCTTTTACGCGCCTGGCCCGTTGCCCCCCGGCCGCGGCGGCGAGCACTACAGCGGCGACTCGGACGCGTCCAGTCCGCGCTCCAACTGTTCCGACGGCATG ATGGACTACAGCGGCCCCCCGAGTGGTGCCCGGCGGCGGAACTGCTACGACCGCACGTACTACAGCGAGGCGCCCAACG AACCCCGGCCCGGGAAGAGCGCTGCGGTGTCGAGCCTCGACTGCCTGTCCAGCATCGTGGAGCGCATCTCCACCGAGAGCCCCGCCGCGCCCGCGCTTCTGCTGGCCGACGCGCCGTCGGAGTCGTCTCCCGGCCCGCAGGAGGCGGCCGCCGGGAGCGAGGTGGAGCGCGGCACCCCGGCCCCTTCCCCCGACACCGCCCCTCAGGGCCTCGCGGGCGCGAACCCCAACCCGATTTACCAGGTGCTCTGA